Proteins co-encoded in one Vibrio fortis genomic window:
- a CDS encoding Dyp-type peroxidase, translating to MLNSSNEQPQAQGAILPEAGPFALYVQLKVVNNAPQVLEQLKQLPALVAELNETQPESNLTLSLAFSKTFWDKFEQAAPADLIAFPALGEGEVTAPSTDSDVLLHCHSNRHDLHFYVIRKLLEQVSEDVEVVDETYGYRYLDSRDMTDFVDGTENPKDAQRAEVALIPEGEFAGGSYVMVQRFIHNLPAWNRLNVKAQEKVVGRTKPDSIELDDVPAASHVGRVDIKEEGKGLKIVRHSLPYGSATGDHGLLFIAYCNVRHNFDAMLESMYGVTDGKTDQLLRFTRAVTGAYYFAPSQQMLAELSIK from the coding sequence ATGCTTAACTCTTCAAATGAGCAGCCTCAAGCGCAAGGTGCTATTTTACCTGAAGCTGGGCCTTTCGCTCTGTATGTGCAGCTAAAAGTCGTAAACAATGCACCACAAGTATTAGAACAATTGAAGCAGCTTCCTGCTTTGGTTGCAGAATTGAATGAAACACAGCCTGAGTCTAATTTGACTCTTTCACTAGCATTCTCGAAGACATTCTGGGACAAATTTGAACAAGCCGCACCGGCCGATTTGATCGCTTTCCCAGCACTTGGTGAAGGTGAAGTCACTGCACCAAGTACAGATTCAGATGTTCTGCTTCACTGCCACTCAAACCGTCATGATTTGCATTTCTATGTGATTCGTAAATTATTGGAGCAGGTTTCAGAAGACGTTGAAGTAGTGGATGAGACTTACGGCTACCGCTATTTGGATTCTCGTGACATGACAGACTTCGTCGATGGCACTGAAAACCCGAAAGACGCACAGCGTGCTGAAGTTGCGTTGATTCCTGAAGGCGAATTTGCGGGCGGTAGCTACGTTATGGTTCAGCGTTTTATCCATAACTTACCAGCTTGGAATCGCTTGAATGTGAAAGCGCAAGAAAAAGTAGTGGGTCGTACTAAGCCTGATTCTATCGAGCTAGACGACGTTCCTGCAGCTTCTCATGTTGGCCGTGTAGACATCAAAGAAGAAGGTAAAGGTCTGAAGATTGTTCGTCACAGCTTACCTTATGGCAGCGCTACGGGTGACCATGGTTTGCTATTTATTGCTTACTGTAATGTTCGCCATAACTTCGATGCAATGCTTGAGAGCATGTATGGCGTGACCGATGGCAAGACAGACCAACTATTGCGTTTTACCCGTGCAGTGACTGGCGCTTACTACTTTGCACCATCACAACAAATGTTGGCTGAGTTATCGATTAAGTAG
- the dapE gene encoding succinyl-diaminopimelate desuccinylase — MTDSPTLALAKDLISRQSVTPEDAGCQDVMINRLKALGFEIEVMVFEDTTNFWARRGTEAPLFAFAGHTDVVPSGPAELWDTPPFEPTIIDGYLHGRGAADMKGSLASMIVAVEQFIADNPDHKGSIGFLITSDEEGPFINGTVRVVETLMARGENIDMCIVGEPSSTEFVGDVVKNGRRGSITGDLTVKGTQGHVAYPHLANNPVHSSLLAIHELATTEWDKGNDYFPPTSFQIPNVSAGTGASNVIPGEFNVQFNLRFSTELSNDIIVERITNTLDKYDFEYDLKWTFNGDPFLTDTGALLDAIVDAVDHVNDVKPALLTTGGTSDGRFIARMGGQVVELGPVNATIHKVNECVKVTDLEKLTDMYQRTLVNLLANS; from the coding sequence ATGACAGACAGCCCAACTTTGGCTCTGGCAAAAGATCTCATTAGCCGACAATCAGTAACGCCGGAAGACGCTGGCTGCCAAGACGTAATGATAAACCGCCTCAAAGCACTTGGCTTTGAAATCGAGGTGATGGTTTTCGAAGACACCACCAACTTTTGGGCTCGCCGTGGCACAGAAGCACCACTGTTCGCATTCGCTGGCCATACAGATGTTGTACCTTCTGGCCCTGCGGAGCTTTGGGATACACCACCATTTGAGCCAACGATTATTGATGGTTACCTTCACGGTCGTGGCGCTGCAGACATGAAAGGTTCACTGGCTTCGATGATTGTTGCAGTTGAACAGTTCATCGCAGACAACCCAGATCACAAAGGTTCTATCGGCTTTTTGATCACCTCAGATGAAGAGGGACCGTTTATCAATGGTACTGTGCGCGTGGTCGAAACACTGATGGCTCGTGGCGAGAATATCGATATGTGTATCGTAGGTGAACCTTCAAGTACAGAGTTCGTCGGTGATGTTGTGAAGAATGGTCGCCGAGGCTCAATCACAGGCGATCTTACAGTAAAAGGGACACAAGGCCATGTTGCCTACCCACACCTAGCGAATAACCCTGTACACAGCTCTCTGCTTGCAATCCATGAGCTTGCGACAACGGAGTGGGACAAAGGTAATGATTACTTCCCGCCAACTAGCTTTCAAATTCCAAATGTGAGCGCAGGCACAGGTGCATCAAACGTTATTCCTGGTGAATTCAATGTTCAGTTTAACCTTCGCTTTAGTACTGAACTGAGCAACGATATCATCGTTGAGCGCATCACTAACACTCTAGACAAGTACGACTTTGAATACGACCTGAAGTGGACATTCAATGGCGACCCGTTCCTGACAGATACTGGTGCTCTTCTCGATGCCATCGTTGATGCCGTTGACCACGTAAACGATGTGAAACCGGCGCTATTAACCACGGGTGGTACATCTGACGGTCGCTTCATTGCACGCATGGGTGGACAGGTTGTGGAGCTGGGGCCAGTGAATGCAACAATTCATAAAGTGAACGAGTGTGTGAAAGTCACGGATCTAGAGAAGCTGACTGACATGTACCAACGTACACTGGTGAACCTACTAGCAAACTCATAG
- a CDS encoding glycine cleavage system protein R, with product MTQHLVITAVGTDRPGICNQVVQLVTQSGCNIIDSRIAMFGEEFTLIMLLSGKANNITRVETTLPLLGQEHDLITIMKRTSPHDHIENSYTLEVFIESDDRLGLTEKFTQFFADREIGLDSLSAQTINKSKVQLDNDQFHISITASVQSECNLMQLQEEFNALCQSLSVQGSLNFIKNSL from the coding sequence ATGACTCAACATCTAGTAATCACTGCAGTGGGCACAGATCGCCCGGGTATCTGTAACCAAGTGGTTCAGTTAGTCACCCAATCAGGCTGTAATATTATTGACAGTCGCATTGCGATGTTTGGTGAAGAGTTCACTCTCATCATGCTGTTATCAGGCAAAGCCAACAATATTACTCGAGTGGAAACAACTTTACCCTTGCTTGGTCAGGAACATGACCTGATTACTATCATGAAGCGAACGTCTCCACATGACCATATTGAAAACTCCTATACCCTAGAAGTATTTATAGAGTCTGACGACAGGCTCGGGCTCACAGAAAAGTTCACTCAATTTTTTGCCGATCGTGAGATAGGTTTGGACTCGCTCAGCGCCCAGACTATCAATAAATCCAAGGTGCAGCTCGATAACGATCAGTTCCATATCTCCATTACCGCTTCTGTTCAATCAGAATGTAACCTGATGCAGCTACAAGAAGAATTTAACGCGCTGTGTCAGAGCCTATCAGTCCAAGGCTCGCTCAACTTTATCAAAAACAGTCTTTAA
- a CDS encoding winged helix-turn-helix domain-containing protein: MELSPVFARRLYLALLVESLERPNVPKLIEKTGWPRRTIQDVLKALPGIGIELMFIQDGRRHNDGYYQLSDWGPFDSQWVLERKSDIASSLGFSA; the protein is encoded by the coding sequence ATGGAGTTGAGTCCTGTTTTTGCAAGGCGGCTATATTTAGCGTTACTCGTAGAAAGCCTTGAAAGGCCGAATGTGCCTAAACTCATCGAAAAAACGGGTTGGCCTCGTCGTACTATTCAAGATGTACTCAAGGCGTTACCGGGGATCGGTATCGAACTCATGTTTATTCAAGATGGGCGACGTCATAATGATGGTTACTATCAGTTATCTGATTGGGGACCATTCGATAGTCAATGGGTTCTGGAACGTAAAAGTGATATAGCGTCCAGTCTTGGATTTAGTGCATAA
- the dapA gene encoding 4-hydroxy-tetrahydrodipicolinate synthase — translation MFSGSIVALVTPFNSDGEVDFESLKKLVEHHIAAGSDGLVAVGTTGESSTLTIEEHVKVVTKMVEFADGRIPVIAGTGANATHESVLFSRLLNGSGIAGCLSVTPYYNKPTQEGLYQHYKAIAEVSDVPQILYNVPGRTAVDLLPETVARLSKIENIVALKDATGDLERIAIHRELCGEDFILLSGDDLTGLEFVKRGGDGVISVTNNVAAADMATMFKLAKEGKFEEAEIINERLMPLHKHLFIESNPIPVKWAVHKMGLIAEGSLRLPLTELSEPAQPIVAQAMTEACIY, via the coding sequence ATGTTTTCAGGAAGTATCGTTGCGCTGGTTACACCATTCAATTCTGACGGTGAAGTGGATTTCGAAAGCCTTAAAAAATTGGTCGAGCACCACATTGCTGCAGGTAGTGATGGTCTTGTAGCCGTTGGCACTACGGGTGAATCTTCTACACTGACTATTGAAGAGCATGTCAAAGTCGTTACTAAGATGGTTGAGTTTGCAGATGGCCGCATTCCTGTGATTGCTGGTACTGGCGCGAATGCGACACACGAGTCGGTACTGTTTAGCCGTCTATTAAATGGCTCTGGTATTGCGGGTTGTCTAAGTGTGACACCTTACTACAACAAACCAACTCAAGAAGGTTTGTACCAGCACTATAAAGCGATTGCTGAAGTGAGCGACGTTCCTCAAATTCTATACAACGTACCTGGCCGTACTGCCGTTGACCTGTTGCCAGAAACTGTCGCTCGTCTTTCAAAGATTGAAAATATCGTTGCACTTAAAGATGCGACGGGTGATCTAGAGAGAATTGCAATTCATCGTGAACTTTGTGGCGAAGATTTTATCTTACTAAGTGGCGATGACCTTACTGGCCTCGAATTCGTTAAACGTGGCGGTGATGGTGTTATCTCAGTAACGAATAACGTTGCAGCAGCAGACATGGCGACCATGTTTAAGCTAGCGAAAGAGGGCAAATTTGAAGAGGCAGAAATCATAAACGAGCGTTTAATGCCACTTCACAAACATTTGTTCATTGAATCTAATCCAATTCCAGTAAAATGGGCGGTTCATAAAATGGGCTTGATCGCTGAAGGCAGTCTTCGACTACCACTGACAGAGTTGTCAGAGCCAGCTCAGCCTATCGTTGCTCAAGCAATGACAGAAGCGTGTATTTACTAA
- a CDS encoding DUF4156 domain-containing protein, translating into MKLRWLGLLIMGMLVGCTTPTKLPHKQADQVKMDYHGILDISHCTYKGVITGSEGHWYSYLFFPNDTLVQGAINELKSNAIAIDANTVLFTLPQDFVTSVTLLGTGYDCP; encoded by the coding sequence ATGAAACTTAGATGGTTAGGACTGCTGATTATGGGAATGCTTGTAGGGTGTACGACTCCGACCAAACTCCCTCACAAACAAGCAGACCAAGTTAAAATGGATTACCACGGCATACTTGATATCAGCCATTGCACATACAAAGGGGTGATCACAGGAAGTGAAGGCCATTGGTATAGCTATCTGTTTTTCCCCAACGATACGTTGGTTCAAGGCGCCATCAACGAACTCAAATCCAATGCCATAGCGATAGACGCCAATACTGTGTTGTTCACATTGCCTCAAGACTTCGTGACATCAGTGACGTTATTAGGTACTGGCTACGACTGCCCATAG
- a CDS encoding DUF2919 domain-containing protein encodes MRYSLEQYDKHGFLKAPILLWLGWLFLAKALVVFVVAGASRESGAKILEIVYPDHQMFYVGIALSVPSVLLMWLFGLRSPERPYINTIVSWGRWVTFFAVLSQFAHTVYLVYLDHGVFHWLHGVTLMLLLWFLIYLIKSNTVRDCFIAVEAED; translated from the coding sequence GTGCGGTATTCTTTAGAACAATATGATAAACATGGCTTTCTCAAAGCACCGATTTTGCTGTGGCTTGGTTGGTTGTTTTTAGCCAAAGCCCTAGTCGTATTTGTCGTGGCTGGTGCCAGTCGAGAGTCTGGAGCTAAAATACTAGAGATCGTTTATCCCGATCATCAAATGTTTTATGTGGGGATTGCTCTGAGCGTGCCGAGCGTTCTATTGATGTGGCTATTTGGTCTGAGATCGCCAGAACGACCGTATATCAATACCATTGTCTCATGGGGACGATGGGTTACTTTTTTTGCAGTATTAAGTCAGTTTGCCCATACCGTCTATCTTGTCTATCTCGATCATGGTGTGTTTCATTGGCTACATGGCGTCACACTGATGCTGTTGTTGTGGTTTTTAATCTATCTCATTAAGAGCAATACTGTCCGAGATTGTTTTATCGCCGTTGAAGCTGAAGACTGA
- a CDS encoding DUF2956 domain-containing protein, whose translation MKKKTQTPSVESQQEAIKIAKATQKPGQTKEQTKLIAQGIEKGIAQYKKQQKERNRQADKAKKKQQKVKQQTAEIEVHEPVETTQTQDNKSNMLPWMLLVVSWIGFIAYITQT comes from the coding sequence ATGAAAAAGAAGACCCAGACACCTTCGGTTGAATCTCAACAAGAAGCAATCAAAATCGCTAAGGCGACTCAAAAGCCCGGACAAACCAAAGAGCAAACCAAACTGATCGCTCAAGGGATTGAAAAAGGCATCGCACAATATAAGAAACAACAAAAAGAGCGTAACCGCCAGGCTGACAAAGCAAAGAAAAAGCAGCAAAAAGTCAAACAACAGACCGCTGAAATTGAAGTGCACGAACCTGTAGAGACAACTCAAACGCAAGACAATAAATCCAATATGCTGCCTTGGATGTTATTAGTCGTAAGCTGGATTGGATTCATTGCCTATATAACTCAAACGTGA
- a CDS encoding sulfurtransferase TusA family protein, which translates to MKPNILDLRQERCPMALLLAKRHSVKLENGQSLLIYIADQSSMTDIVSFLSKQAFTVEVEACSGHHQIQVTKKELQSNA; encoded by the coding sequence ATGAAACCAAATATTCTAGATTTACGCCAAGAGCGCTGCCCAATGGCGTTATTATTAGCCAAGCGTCACAGTGTTAAGTTAGAAAATGGTCAGTCCTTATTGATCTATATTGCTGATCAGAGCTCAATGACCGATATTGTAAGCTTTTTATCCAAGCAAGCCTTTACTGTTGAAGTTGAAGCTTGTTCTGGTCATCACCAAATCCAAGTTACAAAAAAGGAATTGCAATCAAATGCTTGA
- the bamC gene encoding outer membrane protein assembly factor BamC, giving the protein MKYSHQLVIGSLAVFVLTACSGSATQRRQAKDDFEYLETPELTQWQLPEDATPQFYPNYDIPKGEFAGGTGRDVDIRPPQQVLELIPGARAERQNGEVTLWLLRAEEADRVWQTAVDMLTERNIGVREQSDKEIETDWVTWVSEDEEVEIGSRYTISRFEANNRHGFKINLIDWREGSEEKPVSATNKERYNAFMTNLVMAKYDENLRAEAALKAQELVKKIPISMGSDRSGFPVIIARTPYNVLWQRLPKLLPQMGFELEERNQSQGTVKAKYASPDDEFWDEIGLKPIDLSPGTYTFLFGDLGNRTSINVTDASGKPVEEELLKSMVPILAHVADQTKEAQEK; this is encoded by the coding sequence ATGAAGTATTCTCACCAGCTAGTGATCGGCTCACTGGCTGTTTTCGTTCTTACAGCATGCTCTGGTAGCGCGACTCAACGTCGTCAAGCCAAAGATGACTTCGAATACTTAGAAACCCCAGAGCTGACTCAATGGCAGCTTCCAGAGGATGCAACGCCTCAGTTCTACCCAAACTACGATATTCCTAAAGGGGAGTTTGCTGGTGGTACTGGTCGTGACGTTGATATTCGTCCACCACAGCAGGTGTTGGAGCTTATTCCAGGTGCGCGAGCAGAGCGTCAGAACGGCGAAGTCACCTTGTGGTTATTGCGTGCTGAAGAAGCCGATCGTGTATGGCAAACAGCGGTTGATATGCTGACAGAGCGTAATATTGGTGTTCGTGAGCAGTCTGATAAAGAGATCGAGACCGATTGGGTGACTTGGGTTTCTGAAGACGAAGAAGTAGAGATCGGTAGCCGGTATACAATCTCTCGCTTTGAAGCGAACAATCGCCACGGCTTTAAGATCAATTTGATTGATTGGCGTGAAGGCTCTGAAGAGAAGCCTGTTTCTGCGACCAACAAAGAGCGTTATAACGCCTTTATGACCAACTTGGTCATGGCGAAGTATGACGAGAACTTGCGTGCTGAAGCGGCATTGAAAGCGCAAGAGCTGGTTAAGAAGATCCCAATCTCAATGGGCTCAGACCGCAGTGGATTCCCTGTTATCATCGCTCGTACACCTTACAACGTGTTGTGGCAGCGTCTACCTAAGCTTCTTCCTCAAATGGGCTTTGAGCTAGAGGAGCGTAACCAGTCGCAAGGTACGGTGAAAGCGAAATACGCCTCTCCAGATGATGAATTCTGGGATGAGATTGGTCTTAAGCCGATCGACCTAAGCCCGGGTACATATACCTTCCTATTTGGTGACTTGGGTAACCGTACCTCTATCAACGTGACTGACGCTTCGGGTAAGCCTGTAGAAGAAGAGCTATTGAAATCAATGGTTCCTATCTTGGCGCATGTGGCTGACCAAACCAAAGAAGCTCAAGAGAAGTAA
- a CDS encoding AI-2E family transporter, which produces MLEMMNRWYKRRFSDPHAVSLVAIILFGFITIYFFGHLIAPLLVAIVLAYLLEWPVTQLQRLGLPRTPAVMLVILMFFSVMLIALFGLVPTIWNQVGNLLNDIPNMYIGLQNFISTIPERYPELANLQIVESVMSNAKNKVLGMGESVVKGSLASLVSIATLAVYLILVPLLIFFLLKDKEEMIRMASGLLPKNRRLATKVWVEMNQQISNYIRGKVLEILIVGGVSYVTFAILDLRYSALLAVAVGFSVLIPYIGAAAVTVPVAIVGLFQWGLAPPFYWLLLAYGIIQALDGNVLVPVLFSEAVNLHPVAIIVAVLVFGGLWGFWGVFFAIPLATLVKAVWNALPSHALDDDPEIAE; this is translated from the coding sequence ATGCTTGAAATGATGAATCGTTGGTATAAACGACGTTTTTCTGATCCACATGCAGTTAGTTTGGTGGCCATCATTTTATTTGGTTTTATTACCATCTATTTTTTCGGTCATTTGATCGCGCCGTTGCTGGTAGCGATTGTTCTTGCCTATCTTCTTGAATGGCCAGTGACTCAACTCCAACGACTTGGTCTTCCAAGAACCCCAGCAGTGATGTTGGTTATCTTGATGTTTTTCAGTGTCATGTTGATTGCTTTATTTGGTTTGGTGCCAACTATCTGGAATCAAGTCGGAAACCTGCTCAATGATATCCCGAATATGTACATTGGGTTGCAAAATTTCATCTCAACCATTCCTGAGCGCTACCCTGAGTTAGCGAATCTACAGATTGTCGAATCGGTGATGTCGAATGCCAAAAACAAGGTGTTGGGCATGGGTGAAAGTGTGGTTAAAGGTTCTCTGGCATCACTGGTGAGCATTGCAACGCTAGCGGTGTACCTTATCTTAGTGCCGCTACTTATCTTCTTCTTACTGAAAGATAAAGAAGAGATGATCCGAATGGCAAGTGGGTTACTACCAAAAAATCGCCGTTTGGCAACCAAAGTATGGGTCGAGATGAACCAACAGATCTCTAACTATATTCGCGGTAAAGTGCTTGAGATCTTGATTGTGGGCGGCGTGAGTTATGTAACGTTTGCTATTCTCGATCTTCGATACTCGGCACTGCTTGCGGTTGCTGTCGGCTTCTCAGTGTTGATTCCATATATCGGTGCAGCCGCTGTGACGGTACCTGTTGCCATCGTGGGCTTATTCCAATGGGGATTAGCGCCACCATTCTACTGGCTACTATTGGCTTACGGTATTATCCAAGCCCTTGATGGTAACGTGCTAGTTCCGGTACTGTTCTCTGAGGCGGTCAACCTGCACCCTGTGGCCATCATTGTAGCTGTGTTAGTCTTTGGTGGGCTTTGGGGTTTTTGGGGCGTATTCTTTGCCATCCCACTGGCGACACTCGTGAAAGCAGTATGGAATGCACTACCAAGCCATGCGCTTGATGATGATCCTGAAATAGCTGAATAA
- a CDS encoding ArsC family reductase: MTITMFGIPNCDTIKKAKKWLQAEEIGFEFHDYRKQGVDEALVRSFCEELGWEQVLNKRGTTYRQLTQEQKDGLNEENAIALLVEQPAMIKRPILKVEDKLHIGFKADQYSAIFA; the protein is encoded by the coding sequence ATGACTATCACAATGTTTGGTATCCCGAACTGCGACACAATTAAAAAAGCAAAGAAATGGCTACAAGCTGAAGAGATCGGCTTCGAATTTCACGATTACCGCAAACAAGGTGTAGATGAAGCGCTAGTACGCAGCTTCTGCGAAGAGCTAGGCTGGGAGCAAGTTCTTAACAAGCGTGGCACCACTTACCGTCAACTAACCCAAGAACAAAAAGACGGTCTAAATGAAGAAAATGCCATCGCTCTTTTGGTAGAACAGCCTGCAATGATCAAGCGACCAATCCTAAAAGTCGAAGATAAGCTGCATATTGGCTTCAAAGCTGATCAATATTCCGCTATTTTTGCTTAA
- the bcp gene encoding thioredoxin-dependent thiol peroxidase, which translates to MNTLTAGTPAPAFSLPDQDGNIVSLDDFKGKKVLFYFYPKAMTPGCIVQAEGLRDIKTELDALNVVVLGVSIDPVKRLPNFITKKSLNFSLLSDEDHAVAEQFGVWGEKKFMGKVYDGLHRISFLIDEEGVIEHVFNKFKTKTHHEVVLDYFNQQD; encoded by the coding sequence ATGAATACGCTGACAGCTGGCACTCCAGCACCTGCATTCTCTCTTCCGGATCAAGATGGCAACATCGTTTCTCTGGATGATTTCAAAGGCAAGAAAGTCCTTTTCTACTTCTACCCTAAAGCAATGACTCCAGGTTGTATTGTGCAAGCAGAAGGCCTGCGCGACATCAAAACGGAACTAGACGCACTCAACGTTGTAGTGCTTGGTGTCAGCATTGACCCAGTAAAACGCCTACCGAATTTCATTACTAAAAAATCACTGAACTTCTCTCTGCTTTCAGATGAAGACCACGCAGTTGCTGAACAGTTTGGTGTGTGGGGCGAGAAGAAGTTCATGGGTAAGGTTTACGATGGCCTACACCGCATCAGCTTTTTGATTGACGAAGAAGGTGTGATTGAACACGTATTTAATAAGTTCAAGACAAAAACACACCACGAAGTGGTTCTAGATTACTTTAATCAGCAAGACTAA
- a CDS encoding DUF2897 family protein: MLEWLTNPWVIIFIVVSVVVGNIAALKYTANMNVGKADKLKKESVLDKLNRLDKLNRENLDDK; this comes from the coding sequence ATGCTTGAATGGCTAACCAATCCTTGGGTCATCATTTTCATCGTGGTCAGTGTTGTCGTCGGTAACATTGCGGCGCTCAAATACACGGCTAACATGAATGTCGGCAAGGCAGATAAACTGAAAAAAGAGAGTGTTCTCGATAAGCTCAATCGTTTAGACAAACTGAACCGCGAAAACCTCGATGACAAGTAA
- a CDS encoding M15 family metallopeptidase, translating to MTPKELTGQVESHLTETLIGSKTFLVHHEVAQDLHNLIAAAEQAGYKMEIASGFRSYQRQSLIWNRKYAGETTILDSDSQPLDPTQLTDTEKLWAILRWSALPGASRHHWGTDFDVFARNHLPADTQLQLEPWEYFEGHQHAFYQWLKGNAEEFGFFFPYSKDLGGVAVEPWHISHKRTAELCLSQLSPTLLGNQLQSEPILGYELVMEQLNSIYDRFITNIGN from the coding sequence ATGACACCAAAAGAGTTAACCGGACAAGTAGAGTCTCATTTAACTGAGACATTAATTGGAAGTAAAACCTTTCTTGTACATCATGAGGTCGCCCAAGATCTTCACAACTTAATCGCCGCCGCCGAGCAAGCAGGTTACAAAATGGAGATCGCCAGTGGTTTTCGAAGCTATCAGCGTCAGTCGTTGATCTGGAATCGAAAATACGCGGGTGAAACCACCATTTTAGACAGTGATAGCCAACCATTAGACCCTACTCAGTTGACCGATACTGAGAAGCTGTGGGCGATTTTACGCTGGTCTGCCCTACCCGGTGCCAGTCGCCACCATTGGGGAACAGATTTTGATGTTTTCGCTCGCAACCATCTTCCTGCAGACACCCAGCTGCAATTAGAGCCTTGGGAGTATTTCGAGGGACATCAACATGCCTTCTATCAATGGCTCAAAGGTAACGCTGAGGAGTTTGGGTTCTTCTTCCCGTATAGCAAAGACCTAGGGGGCGTTGCTGTCGAGCCGTGGCATATTAGCCACAAGCGGACTGCAGAGCTTTGTCTATCACAGTTATCGCCGACTCTGCTTGGCAATCAACTCCAGTCTGAGCCAATATTAGGGTATGAGCTCGTTATGGAGCAACTTAATTCCATCTATGATCGTTTCATAACGAATATCGGTAACTAG